The proteins below are encoded in one region of Paramisgurnus dabryanus chromosome 2, PD_genome_1.1, whole genome shotgun sequence:
- the LOC135736183 gene encoding uncharacterized protein, whose product MHFTVVEGDTVFITNLKKQVWANLSKRYQSEDIRNFLEVATALDQCFKLNIGGDDDAVWDRIKRDMMKDSEHEQQSTEDDCGEGSEKRDENDEVEEEDENQQPPSKHPRKSPLEELFADEDAEKMSSHRRTMSIQDQAEKEIQMYKETPPTFTSDDPAAWWWNQRMTYPLMSNTAFSYLCVQASSTPSERVFSTAGDTICAERSRILPEKADMLIFLNKNCF is encoded by the exons ATGcactttactgttgttgagggAGACACAGTTTTTATAACCAATCTCAAGAAGCAAGTTTGGGCAAACTTGTCCAAGCGATATCAG aGTGAGGACATCAGGAACTTTCTTGAAGTGGCCACAGCATTAGACCAATGCTTCAAACTAAATATTGGTGGTGATGATGATGCTGTCTGGGACCGAATCAAAAGAGACATGATGAAAGACTCCGAGCATGAGCAG CAGTCAACAGAGGACGATTGTGGAGAAGGTAGTGAGAAAAGGGATGAGAATGATGAAGTggaggaggaagatgagaat CAACAACCTCCAAGCAAACATCCAAGAAAGTCTCCATTGGAGGAGCTTTTTGCCGATGAGGATGCAGAAAAGATGTCATCTCATAGGAGGACCATGTCCATCCAGGACCAGGCAGAGAAGGAGATCCAGATGTATAAGGAGACACCACCAACCTTTACGTCTGATGACCCTGCTGCCTGGTGGTGGAACCAGCGCATGACTTATCCTTTAATGTCAAACACAGCCTTTTCGTATTTGTGTGTTCAGGCCTCCTCTACACCTAGTGAACGGGTGTTCTCAACTGCCGGTGACACAATCTGTGCTGAACGTTCACGGATACTGCCTGAGAAGGCAGACATGCTCATATTTTTGAACAAGAACTGTTTTTAA